One window of Biomphalaria glabrata chromosome 6, xgBioGlab47.1, whole genome shotgun sequence genomic DNA carries:
- the LOC106072240 gene encoding CTP synthase 1-like isoform X2, translating to MKYVLVTGGVISGVGKGIIASSLGTLLKSRGIRVTSIKIDPYINIDAGTFSPYEHGEVFVLDDGGEVDLDLGNYERFLDVTLTRDNNITTGKIYQQVISKERKGDYLGKTVQVVPHITNAIQDWVTRVAETPVDGNEKADVCIIELGGTIGDIEGMPFVEAFRQFQFRVKRENICCVHVSLIPQPKTTGEQKTKPTQSSVRELRGLGISPDIIVCRSVTPLSESVKEKISLFCHVDPEQVYCVHDVTSVFRVPLLLQSQGADDFLISRLQIDVSQNKNRPQGMTMASWAELADRHDRLLKEVCIVLVGKYTALSDSYTSVIKALQHASLAVNHRLDLKCIEAADLEPAMENENPQKYHEAWRELVGANGVIVPGGFGTRGTEGKILACKWARSKNIPFLGVCLGLQCAVIEFARSVLGWKDANSTELNPELSLESNSAVVVDMPEHTSGDMGGTMRLGKRKTVFRTDQSVIRKLYGNPDSVEERHRHRYEVNPRVVSKLEEKGMKFVGHSEDDKRMEIMELEGHPYFVGVQYHPEYISRPLKPSAPYLGLLLAASNQLQTYASRGYRASPRLSEDSEDGDRIIDASP from the exons ATGAAGTATGTTCTTGTGACTGGTGGTGTTATCAGTGGTGTAGGAAAAGGAATCATAGCCAGCAGCTTGGGAACTTTGCTCAAATCTCGGGGAATACGAGTCACCAGTATTAAAATAGACCCTTACATAAATATTGATGCTGGAACATTTTCTCCATATGAACATG GTGAAGTGTTTGTCTTGGATGATGGTGGTGAAGTAGATCTTGATCTTGGCAACTACGAAAGATTTTTAGATGTAACATTAACTAGAGACAACAATATAACAACTGGTAAAATTTATCAACAAGTAATCAGCAAAGAGAGGAAGGGAGACTATTTGGGCAAGACAGTACAGG TTGTACCACACATAACTAATGCCATTCAAGATTGGGTAACTCGTGTTGCCGAAACACCAGTAGATGGGAATGAAAAGGCAGATGTCTGCATTATAGAG CTTGGGGGTACTATAGGTGATATTGAAGGTATGCCATTTGTGGAAGCCTTTAGACAGTTCCAGTTCCGAGTGAAAAGAGAAAACATATGCTGCGTCCATGTTAGTCTTATTCCACAG cccAAAACAACCGGGGAACAAAAGACCAAACCTACTCAGTCAAGTGTCAGGGAGCTTAGAGGACTTGGAATCTCACCAGATATA attgtCTGTCGTAGTGTTACTCCATTATCTGAATCTGTGAAGGAAAAAATCTCTCTTTTCTGTCATGTTGACCCTGAGCAG GTTTACTGTGTCCATGATGTGACCTCAGTATTTAGAGTTCCTTTATTGCTGCAGTCACAAGGAGCTGACGATTTCCTTATTAGTCGTCTCCAAATTGATGTCTCACAGAACAAAAATAGACCTCAAGGAATGACCATGGCAAGTTGGGCTGAGCTAGCAGATCG acatGACAGACTTTTGAAAGAAGTTTGTATTGTTTTGGTTGGCAAGTATACAGCATTATCAGATTCATATACTTCAGTCATCAAAGCTCTACAGCATGCATCCTTGGCAGTTAATCACAGATTGGACCTCAAA TGTATAGAAGCTGCTGATCTAGAGCCAGCCATGGAAAATGAGAACCCACAAAAGTATCATGAAGCATGGAGAGAGCTTGTGGGAGCCAA TGGTGTAATTGTTCCTGGTGGTTTTGGAACACGAGGCACTGAAGGTAAAATTTTAGCCTGCAAGTGGGCAAGATCAAAGAACATCCCATTCCTTG GTGTGTGTCTGGGTTTACAGTGTGCTGTGATAGAGTTTGCTCGCAGTGTATTAGGATGGAAAGATGCTAATTCCACAGAATTAAATCCAGAATTAAGTCTGGAAAGTAATAGTGCTGTG GTTGTAGACATGCCTGAACACACTTCTGGAGATATGGGAGGAACCATGAGGCTAGGGAAACGCAAAACTGTCTTCAGAACTGATCAAAGTGTAATTA GAAAACTCTATGGAAATCCAGATTCTGTTGAAGAAAGACACAGACATAGATATGAG GTGAATCCAAGAGTTGTTTCTAAACTAGAAGAAAAAGGGATGAAGTTTGTTGGACATAGTGAAGATGATAAGCGGATGGAGATAATGGAACTTGAAG GTCATCCATACTTTGTAGGAGTACAGTACCACCCTGAATATATTTCTCGTCCACTGAAGCCATCAGCTCCATATCTTGGCCTTCTGCTTGCCGCTTCAAACCAACTTCAGACCTATGCCAGCCGTGGCTACAGAGCTTCTCCTAGACTCTCGGAAGATTCAGAGGATGGTGACAGGATTATTGATGCATCTCCCTGA
- the LOC106072243 gene encoding dual specificity protein kinase Ttk-like, which yields MEVSGSFLTGDVHSRMSQIAMAGNRPEDWKEYIDQLKSKADHVDETLHTRTIDKLYKVAFKVIPQSNNSVVHAQLILDYAEFRSSNAKQDSLGEAEKILSYAHRKMHQFAIVHVAYAELELKKGNKDKALHILQKAISSNAQPLAVIFKAQERFAEGRTKLLSSDERDEFCSSYSPHSSQDSSDEWNNSIFQKSFNPNKENSQNMFDQENIAPFKLHQELTAAKEPLESHSERNPMSLTSFNTLPETPKPNSTLNDNIPGSHQKKLGHFHSTPNLMPTLYTSFKQSERKGFLSIGSTNLGPPRRIKVNPNVKKWSEESPNNNSESPTGSVFSNTSGKSNDPSPERTDTNSNAETPEMLSTESKSYTRVLSHFSSHPILPLPKVFTNQESELPMHNPAGKANVINFPNWGLNSGESEPMIPEMDKKSESRLGNKDGELPSLKRSLTSSEDDPSSVSTTCSASSVDTIKEKLYVRPENLELNSCTEKNKKESPLKSSTYKIQDSSAPSNHVTAAPNNLVTAAPVISSTNTIASASSKHPKVKYVNGVAYTVLRQIGRGGSAKVYKIFDPVSNDIRALKIVDLLYASDMIREGYLNEIRFLKKLQHCEPVIKLYDSEYNEKEKKLYAVLEYGETDLDKMIGQTKDKKLDAFTIGYFWKQIVEAVHAMHQEGVIHSDLKPANFLLISGKVKLIDFGIANAIQNDCTSIIKEEKVGTPSYMSPESLMEINGIAQPKFKIGRKSDVWSLGCILYQMVYGHTPFQYLTMREKLAAIVNTNYSISFPDTGSPALTDILKKCLTRDVSLRPTTDEILNHPYLTSDHQVGCSNQTNTDPVDPTLRLLKEKLSGFSPSRKELSLKKILEFVDGKNS from the exons ATGGAAG TAAGCGGCTCATTCCTAACTGGTGATGTCCATTCAAGGATGTCTCAGATTGCAATGGCTGGAAATCGACCAGAGGATTGGAAAGAGTATATAGACCAGCTAAAGTCAAAAGCTGATCATGTTGATGAAACGCTGCATACTCGTACAATTGATAAATTATACAAAGTAGCCTTTAAG GTTATTCCTCAGAGTAATAATTCTGTTGTTCATGCACAACTTATCCTTGACTATGCTGAATTTAGAAG TTCCAATGCCAAACAAGACAGTTTAGGTGAAGCTGAGAAAATCCTTAGCTATGCACACAGAAAGATGCATCAGTTTGCTATTGTCCATGTTGCATACGCTGAATTAGAGCTGAAGAAAG GAAACAAAGACAAAGCCTTACATATTCTTCAAAAAGCTATTTCATCCAATGCCCAACCGTTAGCTGTGATATTCAAAGCACAGGAAAGATTTGCAGAGGGAAGAACAAAACTATTGAGCAGTGATGAAAGAGATGAATTCT gcaGTAGTTATAGTCCTCATAGCAGTCAAGATTCATCAGATGAATGGAACAATTCAATCTTTCAAAAATCATtcaa tcCTAACAAAGAAAACTCTCAAAACATGTTTGATCAAGAAAACATAGCACCTTTTAAATTACACCAGGAGTTAACCGCTGCGAAAGAACCATTAGAAAGTCACAGTGAAAGAAACCCTATGTCACTGACCTCATTCAATACATTGCCAGAAACCCCCAAACCTAACTCCACACTGAATGATAACATACCAGGAAGTCACCaaaaaaaattaggtcactTTCACAGCACTCCTAATTTGATGCCTACTCTGTACACATCCTTTAAACAATCGGAGAG AAAAGGTTTTTTAAGCATTGGATCAACAAATCTGGGACCACCAAGGCGGATCAAAGTCAATCCTAATGTGAAGAAATGGAGTGAGGAAAGCCCTAACAACAATTCTGAATCTCCAACTGGATCAGTCTTTTCAAACACATCAG gaaaaagtAATGATCCATCCCCTGAGCGAACAGACACTAATAGTAATGCTGAAACACCTGAAATGTTGTCAACTGAATCTAAGAGTTACACTAGAGTTCTCTCCCACTTCAGTAGCCACCCCATTCTTCCACTTCCTAAAGTATTCACTAACCAGGAAAGTGAGCTCCCGATGCACAATCCAGCTGGTAAAGCAAATGTAATCAACTTTCCCAACTGGGGTTTAAACTCTGGAGAATCAGAGCCTATGATTCCTGAGATGGATAAAAAGAGCGAAAGTAGGTTAGGAAACAAAGATGGTGAACTGCCatctttaaaaagatcactaacgtCATCAGAAGATGACCCATCTAGTGTCAGCACAACCTGCAGTGCGTCAAGTGTTGATACAATAAAAGAGAAGCTTTATGTACGACCAGAGAACTTGGAGTTGAATAGTTGTActgaaaagaataaaaaggaATCTCCTTTAAAAAGTTCTACCTA CAAGATTCAGGATTCATCAGCACCCAGCAACCATGTTACAGCAGCACCCAACAACCTTGTTACAGCAGCACCTGTTATTTCATCTACAAACACAATTGCATCAGCTAGctca AAGCATCCGAAGGTAAAATATGTCAATGGTGTGGCGTACACTGTGCTGCGTCAGATTGGCAGAGGTGGCTCAGCCAAGGTCTACAAAATCTTTGATCCTGTGTCGAATGACATCCGGGCTCTCAAGATTGTTGATCTTCTGTATGCAAGTGACATGATTAGAGAAGGCTATTTAAATGAGATTAGGTTCTTGAAGAAACTGCAACATTGTGAGCCCGTGATCAAGCTCTATGATTC agaatataatgaaaaagaaaagaaactataTGCTGTGCTGGAGTATGGGGAAACTGACCTAGATAAAATGATTGGACAAACTAAAGACAAAAAACTTGATGCTTTCACTATTGGTTACTTTTGGAAACAGATAGTGGAGGCTGTACATGCCATGCATCAGGAAG GTGTTATTCATTCTGATCTGAAGCCTGCCAATTTCCTTTTAATATCTGGCAAAGTGAAACTTATTGACTTTGGTATAGCcaatgcaatacaaaatgacTGCACCAGTATCATTAAAGAGGAGAAGGTTGGCACCCCTAGCTACATGAGTCCAGAATCACTGATGGAAATCAATGGAATAGCCCAACCAAAATTTAAG atTGGCAGAAAAAGTGATGTTTGGTCATTGGGATGCATACTGTACCAGATGGTCTATGGACACACTCCATTTCAGTACTTGACTATGAGGGAAAAATTGGCAGCTATTGTGAATACAAATTACTCTATATCTTTCCCAGACACTGGATCTCCAGCTCTCACAGATATTTTAAAG aaaTGTCTAACTAGAGATGTTTCTCTGCGGCCAACAACAGATGAAATACTCAATCATCCTTACCTCACCAGTGACCACCAAGTGG GTTGTAGTAACCAGACAAATACAGATCCTGTGGATCCTACTCTAAGATTATTGAAAGAGAAACTATCAGGATTCTCACCAAGTAGAAAGGAATTATCCTTAAag AAAATTCTGGAGTTTGTTGATGGCAAGAACAGTTAA
- the LOC106072240 gene encoding CTP synthase 1-like isoform X1, producing the protein MQQGIQRRILHALLHFVKNMYSAGALLYARIQQVILRRPEGVKMKYVLVTGGVISGVGKGIIASSLGTLLKSRGIRVTSIKIDPYINIDAGTFSPYEHGEVFVLDDGGEVDLDLGNYERFLDVTLTRDNNITTGKIYQQVISKERKGDYLGKTVQVVPHITNAIQDWVTRVAETPVDGNEKADVCIIELGGTIGDIEGMPFVEAFRQFQFRVKRENICCVHVSLIPQPKTTGEQKTKPTQSSVRELRGLGISPDIIVCRSVTPLSESVKEKISLFCHVDPEQVYCVHDVTSVFRVPLLLQSQGADDFLISRLQIDVSQNKNRPQGMTMASWAELADRHDRLLKEVCIVLVGKYTALSDSYTSVIKALQHASLAVNHRLDLKCIEAADLEPAMENENPQKYHEAWRELVGANGVIVPGGFGTRGTEGKILACKWARSKNIPFLGVCLGLQCAVIEFARSVLGWKDANSTELNPELSLESNSAVVVDMPEHTSGDMGGTMRLGKRKTVFRTDQSVIRKLYGNPDSVEERHRHRYEVNPRVVSKLEEKGMKFVGHSEDDKRMEIMELEGHPYFVGVQYHPEYISRPLKPSAPYLGLLLAASNQLQTYASRGYRASPRLSEDSEDGDRIIDASP; encoded by the exons ATGCAACAGGGGATTCAAAGAAGGATATTACATGCTTTGTTacactttgtaaaaaatatgtatagtgCGGGTGCATTATTATATGCTAGGATCCAACAGGTGATTCTAAGAAGGCCAGAAG GAGTTAAAATGAAGTATGTTCTTGTGACTGGTGGTGTTATCAGTGGTGTAGGAAAAGGAATCATAGCCAGCAGCTTGGGAACTTTGCTCAAATCTCGGGGAATACGAGTCACCAGTATTAAAATAGACCCTTACATAAATATTGATGCTGGAACATTTTCTCCATATGAACATG GTGAAGTGTTTGTCTTGGATGATGGTGGTGAAGTAGATCTTGATCTTGGCAACTACGAAAGATTTTTAGATGTAACATTAACTAGAGACAACAATATAACAACTGGTAAAATTTATCAACAAGTAATCAGCAAAGAGAGGAAGGGAGACTATTTGGGCAAGACAGTACAGG TTGTACCACACATAACTAATGCCATTCAAGATTGGGTAACTCGTGTTGCCGAAACACCAGTAGATGGGAATGAAAAGGCAGATGTCTGCATTATAGAG CTTGGGGGTACTATAGGTGATATTGAAGGTATGCCATTTGTGGAAGCCTTTAGACAGTTCCAGTTCCGAGTGAAAAGAGAAAACATATGCTGCGTCCATGTTAGTCTTATTCCACAG cccAAAACAACCGGGGAACAAAAGACCAAACCTACTCAGTCAAGTGTCAGGGAGCTTAGAGGACTTGGAATCTCACCAGATATA attgtCTGTCGTAGTGTTACTCCATTATCTGAATCTGTGAAGGAAAAAATCTCTCTTTTCTGTCATGTTGACCCTGAGCAG GTTTACTGTGTCCATGATGTGACCTCAGTATTTAGAGTTCCTTTATTGCTGCAGTCACAAGGAGCTGACGATTTCCTTATTAGTCGTCTCCAAATTGATGTCTCACAGAACAAAAATAGACCTCAAGGAATGACCATGGCAAGTTGGGCTGAGCTAGCAGATCG acatGACAGACTTTTGAAAGAAGTTTGTATTGTTTTGGTTGGCAAGTATACAGCATTATCAGATTCATATACTTCAGTCATCAAAGCTCTACAGCATGCATCCTTGGCAGTTAATCACAGATTGGACCTCAAA TGTATAGAAGCTGCTGATCTAGAGCCAGCCATGGAAAATGAGAACCCACAAAAGTATCATGAAGCATGGAGAGAGCTTGTGGGAGCCAA TGGTGTAATTGTTCCTGGTGGTTTTGGAACACGAGGCACTGAAGGTAAAATTTTAGCCTGCAAGTGGGCAAGATCAAAGAACATCCCATTCCTTG GTGTGTGTCTGGGTTTACAGTGTGCTGTGATAGAGTTTGCTCGCAGTGTATTAGGATGGAAAGATGCTAATTCCACAGAATTAAATCCAGAATTAAGTCTGGAAAGTAATAGTGCTGTG GTTGTAGACATGCCTGAACACACTTCTGGAGATATGGGAGGAACCATGAGGCTAGGGAAACGCAAAACTGTCTTCAGAACTGATCAAAGTGTAATTA GAAAACTCTATGGAAATCCAGATTCTGTTGAAGAAAGACACAGACATAGATATGAG GTGAATCCAAGAGTTGTTTCTAAACTAGAAGAAAAAGGGATGAAGTTTGTTGGACATAGTGAAGATGATAAGCGGATGGAGATAATGGAACTTGAAG GTCATCCATACTTTGTAGGAGTACAGTACCACCCTGAATATATTTCTCGTCCACTGAAGCCATCAGCTCCATATCTTGGCCTTCTGCTTGCCGCTTCAAACCAACTTCAGACCTATGCCAGCCGTGGCTACAGAGCTTCTCCTAGACTCTCGGAAGATTCAGAGGATGGTGACAGGATTATTGATGCATCTCCCTGA